From the genome of Cystobacter fuscus DSM 2262:
CCCCGCAGGTGAGCCCCGAGGTTGGCGAGCACGCGCAGGCCACGCGCATCCGCCCACTCACCCACCACCTGGGGCTGCACGGCCAGCCCCGAGCCGCCCCGGAAGCCCTGCCCCCCCGCGGTGGGCAGCACCACGGGCACGGCGAGGCCCAGGTGCAGCGCGCCCGAGGAGAAGAGGTGCGCCTTGGGCACCAACCGCAGGTCCCCCAGGCCGCCACCGGTCACCCCTTGCGCGAAGGCCGGGGTGACGGCCGCGCCGCGTTGGGAGGCCTGGTACGTGAGGGGCAGGGCCACGCCCAGCTCCAACCGGTCCCACAGCGACAACGAGCCCATCACCTCCACCGTCACCTGGGTGGCCACCACGTTGTAGACGAACTGGCCCCGGCTCGAGTCGAGGAAGCCCAGCGGGTTGTTCGCGTAGCTGAGCGAGGTGCCCAGATGCCAGCCGAGGTGCCGGTCCACGCGGGCGCCATGTACGCCGAGGATGTCCGTGGCGCCAGGGCCGGGCTTGTAGCGCTGCACGTCGATGGACTGGGACAGCTCGGACGGCGCGAGGCTCTGGGCCTGCGCTGGCGCGGCGGACAGCGCGCCCAGCGCCACCAGTCCGGCCGAGTGAACCGCGCGCCGCGAGCGAACGCCCATTCCCAGCAGCAGCGTCGCCAGCCACACCAGGGGCGCGCCCCCGGCGGAGCTGCAACCGCGACCGGCGACGAGATACTCGGGGCCCGAGCCCCCCATGTCTTCGCCGCCGGTGGGCGTGCCCGTGTGGGGCTCGTCGGGAGTCTTCACGGTGAAGGTGGAGCTCACCGGAGCACTCTCGCCCCGGGAATCGCGAGCCACGACGCGGACGGTCTGGGGCCCATCGGAGAGCCACGTGGGCTCCTGGCACGACCAGACACCGGTGGAGTCGGCCACGCTCGAGCACACCTCCGAACCATCCTCACGCCGCACGATGACCGTGGCTCCCGCATCGGCCTTGCCGGAGTAGGTGGGCGAGTGCTCCGAGAGGGTGGAACCGTCCGCCGGCGTGTCGAGCGCGGGCGTGTTGGGGATTCCCACGGGCACGGAGGTGGGACCGGGGGAAGCGTCCTTGTTCGGACGCGAGGGCGTATCCATCACGTCCGCCCCGAGCTTGCCCCCCGCGGTGATGAGGGCCTGATTGTCGATGCTCCCCTGGGCCTCGTCCTTCACCCTCGCCTCGAACGAAACGGTCGCCGACGCCATCCGGTTCATCTCTCCGCCCCTGGCCGCCGTGGCGCCCTGCCCCAGGTAGACGGTGAGGGTGGTGCCCTTCCAGAAGGCCGTGTCATCACCCGGGGCATCGGTCATGGGGCGCTCGTTCACCCGGATGGAGCCCGGGACGACTTGCAGCTGAGCGGGCAGCGTGTCCGTGAACGTCGTTCCCACCGAGACGTCATCGCCCCGGTTGGTGGTCGTGATGGTGTAGAGCAGGCGGTCGCCCGGCCGCGTCGTGCCATCGGTGCGCGAGAGGTTCTTCACCGTCTTGACGGTGTCCCGGAAGTCCGGACGCTGCGTGGAAATGGAGGCGATGAAGCCCCCCAGCCAGAAGGTGTCCTTCTCCTTGCCCACCAGCACCTCGGCCGTCTTGTCCCCGGGCGCCAGCGACACATCCACGATGTCCAGATCCAACCCCGACAGACTCCAGGCATTGCCCCGCAGGCGGGGCAGATCCCCCGGCTCACTCACCGGGTGGGCGATGGGCGTGCCGACACCGCCCGCCCGCGGCTGGTAGCTGCGTGAGCTGTTGAAGAAGTTGTCCGCCGGGTTGAGGGTGTTCTCCATCTTGACCCCGTTGAACTTGAACCAGTCCCCCACATCGGGCTCGTCTCCATCGAAGGCCACCACCCCCAGCTTCGCGTCGGTGGTCCCCTCCGGCACGTAGAAGCCCTTGAGCTTGAGCGACACCTCCTTCGTCACGCCATCCAGTCCATCGAACAGCATCAGATGGCGCATCGGCTCGCTCTCCAGCTCATAGAAGACCACCATCCACCAGGCGCTGAACATGAACTCGGCGTTGAGGCCTCGCAGATCGATCGCGTCGACCCCCCCCAGCTGGTAGAGCCCCGAGCCGTGCTGGCGGATGAACGCCGTGATCTCCATCGAGGACTGGTATTGATAGTCCTGGGTGGCGAGCGAGACAGGGATTGACGCATCGTCGCGCAGCTCCAGGGGGAGCAGTTGCGAGGAGGGCGCGGTCCGGAAGGCCAATCGGGCCTCCCTGTCAGGCAATTGCTTCAGCGGATCCGCCGGAGTGGGCCACACCGTATTCGACCGGGTCGCCGCCCAGTAGACACGCGCGTAGGTCACCCTCGCGCCCTTGGGCAGCACGAGCTCGGCCTGGCTGCGCGCCTGCTCCGGGGACACGGACAGGTCGGCGTAGGCGCCCTGGCCATCCTCATCGAGGGTCCAGAAATAATCCGGAGACGTGTCGTCGTAATAACGGCACACGGGGCCCGTGCGGCCCACCAGCGGCGACGGAGTCCCCTCCTTGCACCCCTGCGCGAGCGTGTTGCCAATGAGTGCGTAGCTGCCGTGCTGGTCGTACCAGTAACGGGGCTTGCGCTCGGGAGCCGGAGCTGCCGCCAGGGACGTACTGGCCAGCAGCAGCGAGGCCAGGGAGGACAACGAGGACTTCAAGGAAGGGAGTCGCATGGCGCTCTCTGGGGTGAGGGGTCGTGAGTCCGGACCCGGAACCTCCGGCGTCCAGACAGGCACTACCCTGCCAGTCCCCCCTCTCCCCGACTGTGCGCGCCTTCACTCCCCGGATGTGAGGACTGTCACAGGCCCTCGGCCCCCTGGATGAGCGCTCGCGTCTCCCTCAGTTCTTCAGCCCTCCCGTGGGTCCGGACCGGGGCGGCTCCCCTGACGGGGAAGGGGTTCGCGCTTCATCGCCCATCTGGACGAAGCCGCAGATCATCCCGTCCTGGATGACCAGGGGCGTCGGGGAGATGGGCGCGGAGTCCTCACTCGCGTACTGCTCCTCGCACAAACCCATGAATCCCGCCGTGAGCGAGGGCTCCACGAGCGCGCTGGTGACCAGGAGCAACCCCTTGCGGGGCACCGCCGCCAGGAGCACCTGGCTGTCGAGGCGCTCGTGCATGGCGCGCAGGAAGGGCGCGTCCAGCACCTTCTCCGCGGCGAAGTAGTGGCCCGACACGGCGAGCACCCGCTGGGGACCCTCGCCCACCTCCTGGATCTCCACGGAGATGGCCTTCAGGTTCTCGAGCGCCTGGGCATGCAGCGCGTCCAGGTCCCCATCCCGGGAGCCGCCCCGCCTGAAGAGGGAGAACGAATTCGGCAGATCCTCCCCGTAGGCCACGAGCGGCACGTCGGCACGGGCCGGCGCGTCGAACAGGGGCCGGCAGAGCACCCGGTCGCGCACGCTCCAGTCCGAGGGCTTGAGCGTGAACAGCACGGGCCTGGGCTCGGTGGCCGCGAGGGACTGATCCTCCGCCATGCGCAGCAGCAGCACGAGGCTGTCGCGCTCCCCGTTCGTCAGGAACCGCTCGGCCTTGCCCACCACGTTGACGATCGCGGGCGACGCCCCCTCTGCTCCCCCGAGGCGGAAGGCGAAGGGCATCGTCGCCAGCTCCTGGGCCTCGGCCCACCGCCCGCCATGACGGGCCCGCAGGAGTTCTCCGGCTACCGCCGCCAGTTCGACGACGCGCGTCCAGTAGCCGGGCTCGTCCTCCTCCACGCCGGGCTGCTGGGCGTACTCCTCCTGCAGCGCCGACAGGACCCCCTCGTCCAGGGACGCCTCCCGTCCATGCGCCACCCGGTACGCGAGCTTGCGGAAGGCGTCTTCCGCGAGATCCTCCGGGGTGCCGATGGGGCCTTCGTACACGGAGACCGGCTCGTCGTTGATCTGCACCCGGCCCCCCGCCGAGGTCACCACGCTGCGCAGAAAGTCGGGCGGCGCTTCCGAGCAGACGTAGAGCACGTCCACCGGTCCCTCCTCGGACTCGATGGCCTGGCGCGCGTTGAGCACGCGGGTGAGGGCGAACAGGGTGGACACCTCCCGCTCCTGTTGGATCTCCGCGGCCGAGCGGTGATCCGTCTGCAGGAAGCCCTTGCGGCCCGTCGCTTCGTTCTGCGTGACGATGTCGATGCTGTCGAGGCTGCTGTACATGGTCTTTTTCGAGGGGCCGGGACCCTACCCGTTGCCCACTCCGAGCCTCCGAGCCGCGAGCGGCGGCGTGCGGTGTCGAACAGAGCCCCCCCGCGGCCCTACTGCCGGGCCACGGGGTGGCGAGTCCCGACCTAGCGGGACAGGTGCGCGGAGATGACGCTGGCCACGCAGCAGGTGAGCTTCTTGCCGGTGGGGAGGTGCAGGAACTCGTTGGGGCCGTGGGCGTTGCTGTTGGGCCCGAGCACGCCGGTGATGAGGAACTGGGCCTGGGGGAAGCGCCGGCCGAGCATCTCCATGAAGGGGATGGTGCCGCCCTCGCCCATGGCCATGAACGGCCGGCCGAAGTACGTGCGCGAGGCATCCTGCACCGCCGCCTCCAGCCACTTCTCCAGCGGCGGCGCGTCCCAACCGGCGCTCGCCTTCTCGCCCTCGAACGACACCTTCGCGCCATAGGGCGGGTACGCCTCGAGCGCCAGCTTGAGCGCCTCGGTGGCCGCCTTCGGATCCAACCGCGGAGGAATGCGCATGGACAGCTTCACCGAGGTGAAGGGACGCAGCACGTTGCCCGCGCTGCCCAGCGCCGGCATGCCGTCCACGCCCGTGACGGACAGGGCCGGGCGCCAGGTGCGGTTGAGGATCTGCTCCACGCGATCCGTCGTCACCGGGTGGGCGCCGGGCACCCAGGGGAACTTCGAGTACACCTCCTCGCCCAGCACCTCCGCCACGGCCGCGGCCTGCTCCCGGCGCGCCTGGGGGATGTGCACGTGCAGGCCCTCGACGCGGATGCGGCCCGTCTGCTCGTCCTCCACGCGCGAGAGGATCTGCCGCATGATGCGGAACGACGAGGGCACGATGCCGCTCGCGTCTCCCGAGTGCACGCCCTCGGTGAGGATGTCCACGCGCAGGTTGCCGGACACGAGCCCGCGCAGCGACGTCGTCATCCACAACTGCTCGTAGTTGGCGCAGCCCGAATCCAGGCACACCACGAGCGACGCCTTGCCGATGCGCGGCGCGAGGTGCTCGATATAGGCCGGCAGGTCGTAGCTGCCGCTCTCCTCGCACGCCTCGATGAGCACCACGCAGCGCGCGTGCGGCACGCCCTGCTCGCGCAACAGGCGGATGGCCGCCAGCGACGCGAAGGCCGAGTACCCATCATCCGCGCCGCCACGGCCGTAGAGCTTGTCGCCCTCGCGCACCGGCTCCCAGGGGGAGAGCCCCGCGCGCCAGCCCGTCATCTCCGGCTGCTTGTCCAGGTGGCCATAGAGCACCACCGTGTCGTCGCCGGTGCCGGGAATCTCCATGTAGATGACGGGGGTGCGCGCCTCGCCCTGCTCGTTCTTGAGCGTCACCACCTCCACCTTGAGACCGGGGATGTGCTTCGCCTGGGACTCGCACCAGCCGGCGATGAGCTTCACCGCCTTGTCCATGTGCCCGCTCTTCACCCACTCCTTGTCGAAGCTGGGCGACTTGTTGGGGATGCGGATGTAGTCGTGCAGCCGGGGGATGATCTCCTCCTCCCAGATGCGCTCGGACGTGGCGGTGGCGGTGGTGACGTTCAACCGGGGGGTGCTCATGAGGATGGGCTCCGGGTTCGATTCGTGAAACACGAGGCGCCCTCCCCTCTACACCACCCCGGGCCCCCATGGGCGTCCGCTCTGCTCCCGCCCGGCCGCTTCCCTCCCGGGCGTTCCTTCCCAGACACACTCCGGGTGGGAATTAGCCGAATGCGTCATGGCCGGTAATGGCCTTGCCGAGCACCAACGTATGCACCTCGTGGGTGCCCTCGTAGGTGAAGACGCTCTCCAGGTTGAGCATGTGGCGGATGGGCGGGTAGGCATCCGTGACGCCGTTGGCGCCGTAGATGCTCCGGGCCGAGCGGGCGATGTCCAGCGCCACCTTCACGTTGTTGCGCTTGGCCAGGCTCACCATGATGGGCGTCAGCTTGCCCTCGTCCTTGAGCCGCGCCAGGCGCAGCGAGAGCAACTGCGCCTTGACGATCTCCTGCAGCATGTCCGCCAGCTTCTCCTGCGTGAGCTGGTAGGCGGCGATGGGCTTGTCGAACTGCCCCCGGGTGAGCGCGTACTCCCGGGCCCCCTCGAAACAGGCGATGGCCGCGCCGGTGACGGAGAAGGCGATGCTCATCCGCGCGCTGTTCAGACACGACAGCGGCCCGCGCAACCCCTTCACCCCGGGCAGCACGTTGCGCTCGGGCACACGCACGTCCTGGAAGGACAACTCCCCCGTGGTGGACGCGCGCAGCGAGAACTTGCCCGGAATCTCCCGGGCGCCGAAGCCCGGCATCCCCTTCTCCACCAGGAAGCCGCGCACGGACTCCGCTCCCCCCTCGTCCGTCTTGGCCCACACGACGGCCACATCGGCGATGGTCGCGTTGGTGATCCACGCCTTGGAGCCGTTGAGGACCCACGTGTCCCCATCGCGGCGGGCCCGGGTGCGCATGCCGGCGGGATTGGAGCCGAAGTCCGCCTCGGTGAGGCCAAAGCAGCCGATGAGCTCTCCCCGGGCCATGGCGGGCAGGAAGCGCTGTTTCTGCTCCTCGCTCCCATAGGAGTGGATGGGGAACATGCACAGCGAGCCCTGCACGGAGGCGAAGGAGCGCAGCCCCGAGTCCCCCCGCTCCAGCTCCTGGAGGACGAGGCCCTGGCTGACGGCGTTCATCCCAGCGCAGCCATACCCCTGGAGGTTGGCGCCGAGCACGCCCAGCTCCGCCAGGCGCGGCACGAGGTGCGCGGGGAAGGTGCCCTCGCGGAAGTGCTGACCGATGATGGGGAGCACCTCGGTGTCGACGAAGCGGGCCATGGTGTCCCGGGCGGCCTTCTCCTCGTCGGAGAGCAGGTCATCCAGGCGCATCAGGTCGGTGATGTCCGCGCGGGGCATGGGCGTGTCCTCCCAGACAAGAGCCGAGGGGCTTGTATCACCGGACAGGGCCAGGGGGACCCGGGTCCGGGTATGGTTCGGCGCCATGACGACATCCAAGAAGATAGCGGTGGTGACGGGCGCCAGCCGGGGCATCGGGCGGGCGCTGGTGCAGTCGTTCGTGAAGGAGGGCTACGAGGTGTGGGCGCTCGCGCGGGCGGTGGACGCGCTGGAGCAGCTCGCGCGCGAGTCCAATGGAGCGGTGCGCCCGCTGGCGATCGACGTGGCGGACGAAGCGGCGGTGATCGCCGCGAGCCAGCGCATCCGCGAGGCGGGCGCGCCCCGCGTGCTGGTGAACAACGCGGGCATCACCGTGTCGGCGCCCATCCAGAAGACGAGCATGGAGGACTTCCACCGGGTGATGGCAGTGAACGTGACGGCGCCCTTCCTCTTCTGCCGCGAGCTGTTGCCGGCGATGGCGGCGGCGGGCGGGGGCCGGATCATCAACATCGGCAGCATGGCGGCGACGCGGGGCGTGAAGTACACGTCGGCCTACTGCGCGTCGAAGCACGCGCTGCTCGGGCTCACGCGCTCGCTGGCGGCGGAGTGGGCGCGCAAGAACGTGACGGTGAACATCGTCAATCCGGGCTGGACGGAGACGGACATGCTCTCCAACGCCAAGGCCGCCATCAGCAAGACCACGGGCCGCTCGGAGCAGGAGGCCCACGCGGCGCTGGCGAACATGCACGCCATGGGACGCGTCATCCAGCCCGAGGAAGTCGCGGCGCTGTGCCTCTTCCTGGCCTCGGACGCGGCGGCCTCCATCACCGGCTCCGCCTACAACATCGACGCCGGCGAGGCGGGCTGAGCGGCCTGTCAGGCACGCCCCAGCAACTCCATCAGTGCCCCGGCCTCCGGGTCCGGGGGACATCCCCGCCCCATGCCGTCCCGTCCCGGGCGGCCACCTGGAGAGGAAGTCCGCATGCGGATCCCGTCGCGAGAAGCGTTGCTGTCGGAGCTGGACAAGCTGAACCACGGGGCGCGGCTCAAGCGAGTCGCCCTCCTGGGCCGCGATAACCGCGACCTCCCCGAGCTCAAATCGCTCATGAGCCGGCTGCTCTCCGGCGGCGCCCACGAAGGACTGCTGGCGCTCGAGATGGCCCGGGCGGCGAGCGACGGCGACATCCTGCTGCGGGGACTCACCCACCCCTCCTGCCAGGTCCAGGGCCGCGCCGCCGCCTTCGCCGGACGCTTCGTCCTGGACGACACCGCCCTCGAGCGGCGCCTGCCCGAGCTGGCCCCCTTCGTCCGCCGCCGCGTCCTCAAGGGCCTGGCCCACAACCGACGGAGCGCGCTCGCCGCGCGGCTCTTCCCCCTCATCCGCTCGCGCCACGGGGCCGCGGAAGCCTCGCTCCTCCTGCCCGCGCTCGACCCGGCCGCGCTGCACCGCCTGCTCCCCGAGCTCGCCCACCAGGTCAACGTCTGGCGCTCACTCGTGCACCAGATGCCGGACGTGGTGCTCACCTTCCTCCGCGACACCTTCGCCCAGGCCTCCGGACTCGAGCGCGTCTCCCTCTTCCAGCGCTACCACGTGCCGCTCCAGGAGCTGACGCTCTCGCGGGCCGACGCCGTGCTGGCGCTCGTCCAGGACTTCGCTCCTCCCGACCACCTGCCCGCCTTCGTGACGCGCGCCCTGCCGCGCCTCGTGCGCCGCCACCCCGAGCAGATTCTCGCGCTCCTGCTGCGTCCCGCCTTCCGGGCCACCCTCCTCCACACGCCCCTGCCCCGGGGCGCGCTGCGCGAGCTGAAGAGCGCCTCCGCGGACCAACGGCGCGCCCTCGCGCGGGCCCTCGCGGAGGAGCCCTCCCTCCTCGCCCGCGTCCTCGCGGCGTGTCCCCCTTCCGAGCGCCCCGCCCTCTTCGCCCACGCCTTCGAGGGGACGGCACCGCGCGCGCACCCCGACACCCTGCTCACCGTCCTGCCCCTCGCCTCGCGCGACGCCGAGGCCACCCGGCAGCTCGGCCTGCGCGAGGTGCGCGAGGACCGCGACCGGCGGCTCGCCATGCTGGCCCTGCGCGCCATCGAGCACGCGCGTGAGCCCCTGCGCCAGGCCGCCTCCGCGAGCAAGGCCGAGGACCGGGCCCGGGCGCTCTCCCTGCTCGTGGCCTGCACCGGCCTGTCCCGCCGAGGCCTCACGGAGACGCTCGCCGCCCTGGCCCGGCTGAGGAACGAGCAGGATCCGGTCCGCCATGGAGTCCTGCTCGAACTCTCCCGCATCCCGCTGTCCCTCTTCGCGCCCGAGCACATCCCCGCCCTCGAGGCCCTGGTGACGTACGCCGTCGAGGCGCGCGACACGTCCCTCGGCACGCACCATGCGCTCCAGGCGCTGGCCCTGCGCCTGCTGCGCCAGTACGCCACGGCGCCGGACCAGCCCCTCTTCCGCTTCGCCCTGGAGACCGTGAAGCGGCTGGTGGTCCGGGCCGGAGCGCTCCATCTGCCCTCCCTGGAGCGAGATCTTCCCCGGGGCGCGGAGCACCACCTCTTCGCGGCCCTGCTCCCGCTCATCCGCGCCGCCAACCAGCGCGAGAGCCACGGGATGACCCTCGCCCTCGCGCGCGCCCTGGGCCGGCGGGCGTGGAACCTGGACATGCTCCAGAGCCAGCTCGCGACCATCACCGAATCCACCCCCGACACGGGCGCGCAGGAGGCCATCGGACTCTGGCTCGCCCCGCCGCGCACGCGAGACGCGCGGGTACGCGAGCTGCTCGATCGCGACGAGAGCCACGTCGTCCTCTACCCCGTCCTCGAGCACCTGCACCGCAGGCGCCAGGAGTGGTTGGATCCCTTCCTCAAGGGCCGGCGCATCAAGGGGCGCTTCAGCACGGGCAAGACGATCTGGGTGCCCTCGGTGTTCGACGGCTTCCACCGCTGGGTGCCCCGCCAGCAGGAGCTGCTGCGCGACCTGCTGCTGCGCATCGCCGCGGACACCGAGCGCAGTGCCTTCGAGCGCATGCGCGTGCTGCACGTCCTGCCACGCCTGTTCGTGGTCGACGTGGACACCCTCGCCCCGTTCCTCGCCTCCCCGGACGTGCCCACGGTGGAGGCCGCGCTGGGCGCGCTCGCGGCGTTGGACCAGCCCGAGCCCGGGCTGCCCCTGCTGCTGGACGCCCTGGACGGAGACCGGGCGCGGGTGGCCATGTACGCGGTGCCCCGGGTGGCCCGCCGCGTCGCCCCCGAGGTGCTCTCCACCACGCTCGGCACGCTGCTCGCGCGCGAGCGGCTCAAGGTGACGGTGCACAAGGAGGCCCTGCGGCTGCTCGGTGCCTTCCGCTCGCCGCGCAGCCTCCCCCTGCTGCGCGAGCAGTGGGACAATCCCCGGCTGCACAAGGACGTGCGCATCGCCGTGGGCCACGCCGCGCGGCAACTGCTCGACGAGCCCGCGGCGTGGGAGCTGCTGGAGGCCATCGCGCGCAGTCCGGAGGCGGATATCGCCGCGAGCCTCCTCGACGAAGCCCCGGCGCGGCTGCCTCCCGAGGCGCGGCCCCGCTACGCGGCGCTCCTGCTCCAGGTGTCGCGCCACCCCGAGCCCACCGTGCGCCGCCGAGCCTTCACCGGGCTCGCGCACTGGGCCAGCGGCATGGAGGACGAGGTGGCGCGCGAGGCGGCCGGGCGCGTGCTGGACATCGCCCAGGGCATCGAGTGGCGCGAGGCCCTCGGCGCCCTGGTGGGCACCACTTGCGAGGGCAAGGCCTTCGAGCACGTGAAGGACTGCGCCGCGCGGCTCGTCTCCGCGCCCCTCGCCTTCAATGCCACCGCCGAGCGCGACATCCCCGAGCGGCAACGGCTCGCGGGGCTGATCCGGGCACTGCTCGGCCAGCCGCTGCCGGTGCGCGTGCGCCTGCGAGCGCACCTCGAGGAGCTGGCCCAGGTGCTGGCGCGAGAGCCGTCACTCTGGCCCGAGAGCGCGGCCCTGCGGCTGGCGGGACTCCCGTGGAAGGACGTGCCGGACGCCACCCGGGTGCTGCTCGCCCTGGCGGAGGAGACGCGGGAGGAGCCCCTCTTCGCCTCGGGGCTCACCACCACGGTGGCCAGCGCGGTGGACCATCGCGGCGCCGAGTGGACGCCCGAGGGACTGTTGCAGCTCGCCCAGGCCGTCACCGGACCCCTGCCCCTGGTCGCGGTGGTGCTCGTCTCCACCGCCGGGCACCGGCTGAACTGGCGCGAGG
Proteins encoded in this window:
- a CDS encoding M20 family metallopeptidase — protein: MSTPRLNVTTATATSERIWEEEIIPRLHDYIRIPNKSPSFDKEWVKSGHMDKAVKLIAGWCESQAKHIPGLKVEVVTLKNEQGEARTPVIYMEIPGTGDDTVVLYGHLDKQPEMTGWRAGLSPWEPVREGDKLYGRGGADDGYSAFASLAAIRLLREQGVPHARCVVLIEACEESGSYDLPAYIEHLAPRIGKASLVVCLDSGCANYEQLWMTTSLRGLVSGNLRVDILTEGVHSGDASGIVPSSFRIMRQILSRVEDEQTGRIRVEGLHVHIPQARREQAAAVAEVLGEEVYSKFPWVPGAHPVTTDRVEQILNRTWRPALSVTGVDGMPALGSAGNVLRPFTSVKLSMRIPPRLDPKAATEALKLALEAYPPYGAKVSFEGEKASAGWDAPPLEKWLEAAVQDASRTYFGRPFMAMGEGGTIPFMEMLGRRFPQAQFLITGVLGPNSNAHGPNEFLHLPTGKKLTCCVASVISAHLSR
- a CDS encoding SDR family NAD(P)-dependent oxidoreductase; translated protein: MTTSKKIAVVTGASRGIGRALVQSFVKEGYEVWALARAVDALEQLARESNGAVRPLAIDVADEAAVIAASQRIREAGAPRVLVNNAGITVSAPIQKTSMEDFHRVMAVNVTAPFLFCRELLPAMAAAGGGRIINIGSMAATRGVKYTSAYCASKHALLGLTRSLAAEWARKNVTVNIVNPGWTETDMLSNAKAAISKTTGRSEQEAHAALANMHAMGRVIQPEEVAALCLFLASDAAASITGSAYNIDAGEAG
- a CDS encoding OmpA family protein; the protein is MRLPSLKSSLSSLASLLLASTSLAAAPAPERKPRYWYDQHGSYALIGNTLAQGCKEGTPSPLVGRTGPVCRYYDDTSPDYFWTLDEDGQGAYADLSVSPEQARSQAELVLPKGARVTYARVYWAATRSNTVWPTPADPLKQLPDREARLAFRTAPSSQLLPLELRDDASIPVSLATQDYQYQSSMEITAFIRQHGSGLYQLGGVDAIDLRGLNAEFMFSAWWMVVFYELESEPMRHLMLFDGLDGVTKEVSLKLKGFYVPEGTTDAKLGVVAFDGDEPDVGDWFKFNGVKMENTLNPADNFFNSSRSYQPRAGGVGTPIAHPVSEPGDLPRLRGNAWSLSGLDLDIVDVSLAPGDKTAEVLVGKEKDTFWLGGFIASISTQRPDFRDTVKTVKNLSRTDGTTRPGDRLLYTITTTNRGDDVSVGTTFTDTLPAQLQVVPGSIRVNERPMTDAPGDDTAFWKGTTLTVYLGQGATAARGGEMNRMASATVSFEARVKDEAQGSIDNQALITAGGKLGADVMDTPSRPNKDASPGPTSVPVGIPNTPALDTPADGSTLSEHSPTYSGKADAGATVIVRREDGSEVCSSVADSTGVWSCQEPTWLSDGPQTVRVVARDSRGESAPVSSTFTVKTPDEPHTGTPTGGEDMGGSGPEYLVAGRGCSSAGGAPLVWLATLLLGMGVRSRRAVHSAGLVALGALSAAPAQAQSLAPSELSQSIDVQRYKPGPGATDILGVHGARVDRHLGWHLGTSLSYANNPLGFLDSSRGQFVYNVVATQVTVEVMGSLSLWDRLELGVALPLTYQASQRGAAVTPAFAQGVTGGGLGDLRLVPKAHLFSSGALHLGLAVPVVLPTAGGQGFRGGSGLAVQPQVVGEWADARGLRVLANLGAHLRGTEQLSNLRTGHELLFALGARVPVGERFSVQAQLGGALGLAEQNSEELPLELLASVRYRVRDGLMVHVGGGPGLSRGYGTPGFRLLAGLDWAQPGERAPSPRAPLSDTDGDGVADARDACPLQSETLNGVQDSDGCPDVAPPADADGDGLGDDQDRCVTAPEDADGFRDEDGCPELDNDEDGVADARDACPLRPEVINGVKDEDGCPDEGASKVRLESKRIVILEKVYFATGEDVILERSFDLLKQVASVLKAHAQVELLRVEGHTDDRGDDASNRALSQRRADNVRTFLLREGIAWERLEAVGHGESQPVDTNQTEAGRENNRRVEFNIVRVAEGGDGQTR
- a CDS encoding acyl-CoA dehydrogenase family protein yields the protein MAPNHTRTRVPLALSGDTSPSALVWEDTPMPRADITDLMRLDDLLSDEEKAARDTMARFVDTEVLPIIGQHFREGTFPAHLVPRLAELGVLGANLQGYGCAGMNAVSQGLVLQELERGDSGLRSFASVQGSLCMFPIHSYGSEEQKQRFLPAMARGELIGCFGLTEADFGSNPAGMRTRARRDGDTWVLNGSKAWITNATIADVAVVWAKTDEGGAESVRGFLVEKGMPGFGAREIPGKFSLRASTTGELSFQDVRVPERNVLPGVKGLRGPLSCLNSARMSIAFSVTGAAIACFEGAREYALTRGQFDKPIAAYQLTQEKLADMLQEIVKAQLLSLRLARLKDEGKLTPIMVSLAKRNNVKVALDIARSARSIYGANGVTDAYPPIRHMLNLESVFTYEGTHEVHTLVLGKAITGHDAFG